A single region of the Oceaniferula marina genome encodes:
- a CDS encoding HAD family hydrolase, whose amino-acid sequence MSRLLLFDIDCTLIDTGGAGMAALKQAACELFGADGPELDLAGSTDAGIVMGMLDHFSRDLAHETFYEVYLNYLSPNLAQFTGSVLPGVVPLLDSLVREDVAVGLLTGNIAEGAWEKLRHYGLHDYFAFGAFGDDHHDRNRLGPVALERASAHYGNEFSAEKTVVIGDTPKDIACGKAIGAVTLAVATGGFSSEQLELYQPDHLFEDLQSDQVLDVLLSV is encoded by the coding sequence ATGTCGCGTCTATTGTTATTTGATATTGATTGCACACTGATTGATACCGGTGGTGCTGGGATGGCAGCCCTGAAACAGGCGGCTTGTGAACTCTTCGGTGCTGATGGTCCGGAGTTGGATTTGGCTGGCAGTACGGATGCCGGGATCGTGATGGGGATGTTGGATCACTTTTCCCGCGACCTCGCACACGAGACGTTTTACGAGGTGTATTTGAATTACTTGTCGCCCAACCTCGCTCAATTCACGGGTAGCGTGCTTCCCGGTGTGGTTCCCTTGTTGGATTCACTGGTCCGGGAGGATGTGGCCGTCGGCTTGTTGACGGGAAATATTGCCGAGGGAGCTTGGGAAAAGCTGCGCCATTACGGCTTGCATGATTATTTTGCCTTCGGCGCATTTGGTGACGACCACCATGATCGCAACCGCTTGGGGCCTGTGGCTCTCGAACGGGCGTCGGCTCATTACGGTAACGAATTTTCAGCTGAAAAAACAGTGGTGATTGGAGATACACCGAAGGATATTGCTTGTGGTAAAGCGATCGGAGCGGTGACGCTGGCCGTGGCCACGGGTGGTTTTAGCTCTGAGCAATTGGAGCTCTATCAGCCGGATCATTTGTTTGAAGATCTTCAGAGCGACCAGGTGCTGGACGTTTTGTTATCGGTTTGA
- the infC gene encoding translation initiation factor IF-3 has protein sequence MRVVYEDQQLGVMSSREAVEKAKGVGLDLVEVAPNAKPPVCRVCDYGKYKYEQSKLKKNKAKATVKIKEIKLRVGTDTHDYNIKLARCEQFLEQGNKVRVRLQFRGRENAHREIGFEVLTKVAEDLKQIANVDLPARLAGRAVTMLLSPLPKEQQVRHFLLSHGNLVDPNDQGDEHLDDDDFDEGEE, from the coding sequence GTGCGCGTTGTTTATGAAGACCAGCAGCTAGGCGTGATGAGTTCACGTGAAGCGGTTGAAAAGGCGAAGGGCGTAGGATTGGATTTGGTAGAAGTAGCACCAAATGCCAAACCTCCGGTTTGCCGGGTTTGTGATTACGGGAAATACAAGTATGAGCAGTCGAAGCTGAAGAAAAACAAGGCCAAGGCAACGGTGAAAATCAAGGAGATCAAGCTCCGGGTTGGAACCGATACTCACGATTACAATATCAAGCTTGCCCGTTGTGAGCAGTTTCTCGAGCAGGGGAACAAGGTGCGTGTGCGCCTGCAGTTCCGCGGCCGTGAGAATGCTCACCGGGAGATCGGCTTTGAGGTGCTCACCAAGGTGGCTGAGGATCTCAAGCAGATTGCAAACGTTGACCTGCCAGCCCGACTGGCCGGACGCGCGGTGACCATGCTCTTGTCTCCTCTTCCGAAGGAGCAGCAGGTTCGTCATTTTCTGCTCAGTCACGGAAATCTGGTTGATCCTAATGACCAGGGTGATGAGCATCTGGATGACGATGATTTCGATGAGGGTGAAGAGTAA
- the thrS gene encoding threonine--tRNA ligase, with protein MSEAKNERKTLEQRHQMSDLERLRHSCAHVLATAILRIWPNAQLAGGPPVDSGFYYDVELDHAISTTDFERIEAEMKKVVKANETFEKVVVSREEALALAESGRLGGLSERDAVSQFKVDLLNDIPEGEEISIYKNGEFWDLCAGPHVGRTGNCKAFKVMSVASAFYKGDNTRPQLQRVYGTCFKNKTMLNEHLEKLEEAKKRDHRRLGKELGIFHIDEAVGQGLILWKPKGGLIRRALQDFITGELDKQGYSQVFTPHIGKLDLYRTSGHFPYYQESQFAAIPERDALEKLSDEGATCATLTNGLNTGTIEGYMLRPMNCPHHIKVYASEHHSYRDLPVRLAEFGTVYRWEQSGELGGMTRVRGFTQDDAHLFCTPDQVAEEVQKCLGLVKTVLQTLGMEDYSVRLSLRDPDSTKYVGDPENWDKAEDALRQAVQTLGVDYIEEEGEAAFYGPKIDFVVKDVIGRDWQLGTVQVDYNLPERFDLTYIGSDNKPHRPVMIHRAPFGSLERFTGLLIEHFEGKFPTWLSPEQVRVLPISEKFNEAADVAVKKLADAGVRVSADRNADKVGAKIRLARLDRVPYMLVIGAREAESGSVSVRHRDRDDLGAMSIDEFVQTIQQEIASRAL; from the coding sequence ATGTCCGAAGCAAAAAACGAACGTAAGACGCTGGAACAGCGTCATCAAATGAGTGATCTGGAGCGCCTGCGGCATTCTTGTGCCCACGTTCTGGCGACCGCCATTCTGCGGATTTGGCCGAATGCCCAGTTAGCGGGTGGTCCTCCGGTGGATAGCGGCTTCTATTACGATGTGGAGCTGGATCATGCGATTTCAACGACGGACTTTGAGCGGATTGAGGCTGAAATGAAGAAGGTGGTGAAGGCCAATGAAACCTTTGAGAAGGTGGTGGTCAGCCGTGAGGAAGCTTTGGCACTCGCTGAGAGCGGTCGCTTGGGTGGGTTGTCCGAGCGCGATGCGGTGAGCCAATTCAAGGTGGATCTTCTGAATGACATTCCGGAAGGGGAGGAAATTTCGATTTATAAAAATGGAGAGTTCTGGGACCTCTGTGCCGGACCACACGTGGGCCGGACCGGCAATTGCAAAGCGTTTAAGGTGATGAGTGTGGCGTCTGCCTTTTACAAAGGCGACAACACCCGACCTCAGTTGCAACGGGTCTACGGGACCTGCTTTAAAAATAAAACCATGCTCAACGAGCATTTGGAAAAACTTGAAGAGGCCAAAAAGCGAGACCACCGCCGCCTCGGTAAGGAATTGGGGATTTTTCATATCGATGAAGCGGTTGGTCAGGGCTTGATCCTCTGGAAACCCAAAGGCGGCCTGATCCGCCGTGCCCTCCAGGATTTTATTACCGGTGAGTTGGACAAACAGGGATACTCCCAGGTGTTTACTCCGCACATCGGGAAGCTGGATTTGTATCGGACGAGCGGACACTTCCCATATTATCAGGAGAGCCAGTTTGCAGCGATTCCTGAGAGGGATGCGCTCGAAAAGCTATCGGATGAGGGCGCCACCTGCGCGACGCTGACCAATGGCCTGAATACAGGGACTATCGAGGGATACATGTTGCGTCCGATGAACTGTCCGCATCATATCAAAGTTTATGCCAGTGAGCACCACAGCTACCGTGACCTTCCGGTTCGCCTTGCTGAGTTTGGTACGGTTTACCGCTGGGAGCAGTCCGGTGAGCTGGGCGGCATGACCCGTGTGCGTGGTTTTACCCAGGATGACGCCCACCTTTTTTGCACGCCTGATCAGGTGGCGGAAGAAGTCCAGAAGTGTCTTGGCCTGGTGAAAACCGTGCTGCAGACGCTCGGAATGGAGGATTACAGTGTGCGCCTTTCGTTGCGCGACCCTGACAGCACCAAGTATGTGGGGGACCCCGAAAATTGGGACAAAGCGGAAGATGCTTTGCGGCAGGCCGTGCAGACCTTGGGGGTCGATTACATTGAGGAAGAAGGGGAGGCTGCATTCTACGGGCCGAAGATCGACTTTGTCGTCAAGGATGTGATTGGTCGCGACTGGCAGCTTGGAACGGTGCAAGTCGACTACAACTTGCCTGAGCGTTTTGATCTGACGTATATCGGGTCGGACAACAAGCCGCATCGTCCGGTGATGATTCACCGCGCGCCGTTTGGTTCCTTGGAGCGCTTTACTGGTTTGCTGATTGAGCATTTTGAAGGGAAATTCCCGACTTGGCTCTCACCAGAGCAGGTGCGGGTGCTTCCGATCTCGGAAAAATTCAACGAGGCGGCGGATGTCGCCGTGAAGAAGTTGGCGGATGCCGGAGTCCGGGTCTCAGCCGATCGGAATGCCGATAAGGTGGGGGCGAAAATTCGTCTTGCCAGATTGGACAGGGTGCCTTACATGTTGGTTATCGGAGCACGCGAGGCCGAGAGTGGCAGCGTCTCTGTGCGTCACCGGGATCGAGATGATCTTGGTGCGATGTCGATCGATGAATTTGTTCAAACCATCCAACAGGAAATTGCCAGCCGGGCATTGTGA
- a CDS encoding DUF1097 domain-containing protein produces MKDFLKFAPHALIIALLAGLMQLLDLQSGGYFFAWVGFAAWACYFLAGCTPKGGVKVISCWVTGVIASVAIIELGLKLTEASGNASVGFPIAVGFIAFFVILFEKVPGLDFIPAWFVGAACFFGANNLLGGDYSKSIPVILISCVVGQIFGVVTVALRTKYGAMVDAEGEQEAASGEAA; encoded by the coding sequence ATGAAAGACTTCCTCAAATTCGCGCCACACGCCCTGATCATTGCCCTGCTTGCCGGGTTGATGCAACTCCTCGACCTTCAATCCGGAGGCTACTTTTTTGCCTGGGTCGGCTTCGCAGCCTGGGCCTGTTACTTTCTTGCAGGATGCACGCCCAAGGGAGGAGTCAAAGTGATCTCGTGCTGGGTCACCGGAGTCATCGCCTCGGTTGCCATCATCGAACTGGGTCTCAAACTAACCGAAGCGTCCGGCAATGCCTCTGTGGGGTTCCCGATTGCCGTTGGTTTTATCGCCTTTTTTGTGATTCTCTTTGAAAAAGTTCCGGGGCTCGATTTCATCCCGGCTTGGTTTGTCGGGGCTGCCTGTTTCTTTGGGGCCAACAACTTGCTCGGAGGCGACTACTCCAAATCGATTCCCGTCATCTTGATTTCCTGCGTTGTCGGGCAAATCTTCGGGGTGGTTACTGTCGCCCTGAGAACCAAGTATGGGGCCATGGTCGATGCCGAAGGTGAACAAGAAGCCGCTTCAGGAGAGGCCGCCTAA
- the menB gene encoding 1,4-dihydroxy-2-naphthoyl-CoA synthase: MWKSAQPDDFTDVLYEKSEDGQIAKITINRPEVRNAFRPETTQELLKSLDLAHEDPEVGVIILTGAGDKAFCSGGDQKVRGHAGYIGGDGVPRLNILDVQRKIRNLPKPVVAMVAGYAIGGGHVLHVVCDLSIAADNAIFGQTGPKVGSFDGGLGSSYLSRIVGQKKAREIWYLCRQYNAEQALEMGLVNTVVPLAELETETVQWCREMLEHSPIALRCLKAALNADCDGQMGLLDLAGNATMLYYMSEEGKEGKNAFVEKRQPDFSKFPRVP, from the coding sequence ATGTGGAAATCTGCCCAACCTGATGACTTTACCGATGTTCTTTACGAAAAGAGTGAAGACGGCCAAATTGCCAAAATCACAATCAACCGGCCGGAGGTGCGTAATGCATTCCGCCCTGAGACCACCCAAGAGTTGTTGAAATCGCTCGATCTCGCCCACGAAGACCCCGAAGTGGGTGTGATCATCCTGACGGGAGCGGGAGACAAGGCGTTTTGTTCCGGAGGGGATCAAAAAGTTCGTGGTCATGCCGGATACATTGGTGGTGACGGAGTGCCTCGGCTGAATATTCTGGATGTGCAACGCAAGATTCGCAACCTACCGAAACCCGTGGTCGCGATGGTCGCTGGTTATGCCATCGGAGGTGGACATGTCTTGCATGTGGTCTGCGATTTGTCGATTGCTGCCGACAATGCCATCTTTGGCCAGACCGGGCCGAAGGTCGGGTCCTTTGACGGAGGATTGGGCTCGAGTTACCTGTCACGGATCGTCGGACAGAAAAAGGCTCGTGAGATCTGGTACTTGTGTCGCCAATACAACGCGGAGCAGGCGCTTGAGATGGGGCTGGTGAATACCGTGGTGCCACTGGCCGAACTTGAAACCGAAACGGTGCAGTGGTGCCGTGAAATGCTTGAGCACTCGCCGATCGCTCTCCGCTGTCTGAAGGCTGCCCTCAATGCGGATTGCGACGGCCAGATGGGACTTCTTGATTTGGCTGGAAATGCCACCATGCTTTACTACATGAGCGAAGAGGGTAAGGAGGGTAAAAATGCCTTTGTCGAAAAACGTCAACCTGACTTCTCGAAGTTCCCGCGTGTGCCATAA
- a CDS encoding alpha/beta fold hydrolase: MIWALHGAVGRPADWLGLSDALRAHGLPLRGEVRRLDLWRFLDCCPMPLSQFGDTLASEIARVDDEPILIAYSMGGRLALHALIARPELWKAAVIISAHPGLQEESERAVRRAQDAIWSARALKGDWREFLEQWQAQSVLADGPAMPDRMQLKDRRTSVARSFVDWSLGAQQDLRPQLRAVSCPVLWLSGARDEKFTALAEEVVPFFQNASHQVLEDCGHRVPWEKSEAFAGVCVQWLEALAEK; the protein is encoded by the coding sequence ATGATATGGGCATTGCATGGAGCCGTTGGACGCCCGGCCGACTGGTTGGGTTTGTCCGACGCCTTACGCGCCCACGGGCTTCCCTTAAGAGGGGAAGTTCGGCGTCTGGACCTGTGGCGTTTTCTTGATTGCTGTCCGATGCCCTTGAGCCAGTTTGGTGACACTCTGGCTTCTGAGATTGCACGGGTTGATGATGAGCCGATTCTGATTGCCTATTCGATGGGTGGACGATTGGCGCTCCATGCCCTGATCGCCCGTCCCGAGCTCTGGAAGGCTGCCGTCATTATCTCGGCTCATCCCGGGCTGCAGGAGGAATCGGAGCGGGCTGTAAGGAGGGCTCAGGATGCGATCTGGTCGGCTCGGGCGTTGAAGGGGGACTGGCGGGAGTTTTTAGAGCAGTGGCAAGCTCAGTCGGTTCTGGCTGATGGTCCAGCGATGCCGGACCGGATGCAGCTCAAAGATCGGCGGACGTCGGTGGCTCGTTCCTTTGTTGACTGGTCACTGGGGGCTCAGCAGGACCTTCGACCACAATTGAGGGCGGTGAGCTGTCCGGTTCTGTGGTTAAGTGGTGCCAGGGATGAGAAATTCACTGCATTGGCTGAGGAGGTTGTCCCATTCTTCCAGAATGCGAGCCACCAGGTGCTTGAGGATTGCGGGCACCGGGTTCCCTGGGAAAAATCGGAAGCCTTTGCCGGTGTCTGTGTGCAATGGCTCGAAGCGCTTGCAGAGAAGTGA
- a CDS encoding redoxin domain-containing protein: MSIQIGDQAPDFSLVSQTADGPQVIALSDLTADSHVLLLFVPMAFTGGCTAEFCSITKSLDAYTALDAKVVGISGDNPFAQEAWAKKEGIGLTLLSDYEHEVSEAYGVAYESFIPEANLIMGGVSKRSAFVVDKGGVVRYAEVLDNPHDMPDFDAIQACLKAL, translated from the coding sequence ATGTCTATTCAAATTGGCGACCAAGCCCCTGATTTCTCCCTTGTCTCTCAAACTGCCGATGGCCCCCAAGTCATTGCCTTGTCCGATCTAACGGCTGATTCCCATGTGTTGCTTTTGTTTGTGCCGATGGCATTTACCGGTGGTTGCACTGCTGAATTTTGTTCGATTACCAAGAGCCTGGATGCTTACACCGCTTTGGATGCCAAGGTTGTTGGAATTTCCGGAGACAATCCCTTTGCTCAGGAAGCTTGGGCGAAAAAAGAGGGGATTGGCCTGACCTTACTCAGCGACTACGAACACGAAGTCTCCGAGGCCTATGGCGTGGCGTATGAAAGTTTCATTCCCGAGGCCAATTTGATTATGGGAGGTGTTTCCAAGCGTTCGGCTTTTGTCGTCGATAAGGGAGGAGTGGTTCGTTATGCCGAAGTGCTCGACAATCCACATGATATGCCTGACTTTGATGCGATTCAGGCTTGTTTGAAAGCGCTCTAA
- a CDS encoding rhomboid family intramembrane serine protease has product MTLLTVSLIAVYALLAVGGGVERWPEPFVWFGLSWDGLSKGRVWQLLSYGVLHGNWLHLWVNVLMLWMVGGRVMHILGWRKCMEIIFYGVLFGGVLHALTGLVFAWTGHDELYLVGISGACFALLLALVSLSPEVRMWPVPVSGKHLGMGLILAELGMWLMHPGLGLPGLSQMGGLVAGWAGGGLFEISHACHFGGSVAGWWCVRRLLTSPPTLQQLQDERAQREGPPPRG; this is encoded by the coding sequence TTGACTCTTTTGACGGTATCGTTGATTGCGGTTTATGCCTTGCTTGCCGTGGGCGGTGGTGTTGAGCGGTGGCCTGAGCCATTTGTGTGGTTTGGCTTGTCGTGGGACGGATTGTCCAAGGGGCGGGTGTGGCAGTTGTTGAGTTATGGTGTGCTGCATGGGAACTGGCTGCACCTTTGGGTGAATGTGTTGATGTTGTGGATGGTCGGTGGCCGGGTGATGCACATTCTGGGGTGGCGGAAGTGTATGGAGATTATCTTTTACGGTGTATTATTTGGAGGTGTTTTGCATGCCTTGACCGGGTTGGTTTTTGCCTGGACCGGACATGACGAACTTTATTTGGTCGGGATCTCCGGCGCCTGTTTCGCTCTGCTGCTGGCTTTGGTGTCCTTGTCTCCCGAGGTTCGAATGTGGCCGGTCCCTGTGAGTGGTAAACATTTGGGGATGGGTTTGATCCTGGCAGAGCTCGGTATGTGGTTGATGCATCCGGGGCTGGGTTTGCCCGGTTTGTCCCAGATGGGAGGGCTTGTCGCGGGGTGGGCCGGAGGCGGATTGTTTGAAATCAGTCACGCATGCCACTTCGGCGGATCGGTTGCGGGGTGGTGGTGTGTCAGACGTTTGTTGACGTCTCCTCCGACCTTGCAGCAGCTGCAGGACGAACGGGCACAACGCGAAGGCCCGCCGCCGCGTGGGTGA
- a CDS encoding glycosyltransferase: MRIEIVTDTYRPDVNGVAMTLGKLVDGLRARGHLVYVLHTAPEEGQGEVKLQSLPLLGYPEVRFGFPKKGKLLKRWQKKRPDALYVATESLLGFSAMKVARRLGIPTIAGFHTNFHHYMKQYHLGKMQNAALAYLRRVHDMANCTLVPSEDVKSMLERDGFNNIKLMGRGVDTTLFSPDKRSAELRMRWGARPSTPVAMVVGRLAPEKNLELAMEAFRMMRQKVPDMQFVVVGGGPMRDRLKQEHRHVHFVGVQQGTALATHYASADILLFPSETETFGNVLLEGMASGMVTVSYNYAAARQHVVDGVNGLVATKGDAFEFLQKAEQAVDLRGLNHLRQRACRDTQKLGWNEITRQFESHLQEVIRQNGRGKQSSKTRKPMNVRTLFLSDLHLGSHDSKAREVVDVLKHTRCEKVVLNGDIIDGWALKRGSKWKKIHTRVVRMLLKKMEKEESEVVYLRGNHDDFLQQFLAMELGRLRCRNEIVHVAADGRKFLVLHGDGFDAVSTDFKWMAVLGSFGYDALLRFNRVYNRYRSWRGKEYYSVSKAIKGRVKSAVNFVGKYEEKLVELAVKRNCDGIICGHIHTPADEVIDGVHYLNSGDWVETLSCVVEHHDGRMEVLYYHDFLERTRKNQDPEIDVIEQKLPEQEWEVSGGLFDRDRIEEDEKMGLFS; encoded by the coding sequence ATGAGAATTGAAATTGTAACGGATACATATCGACCGGACGTGAACGGAGTGGCCATGACGCTGGGGAAATTGGTGGATGGATTACGTGCCAGAGGCCACCTGGTCTACGTGCTGCATACAGCCCCTGAAGAGGGGCAAGGGGAAGTGAAGCTGCAGTCATTGCCTCTGCTCGGCTATCCCGAAGTTCGGTTCGGGTTTCCCAAAAAGGGCAAATTGCTCAAGCGATGGCAGAAAAAACGTCCGGATGCCCTGTATGTGGCGACTGAGAGTCTGCTTGGCTTTTCGGCCATGAAGGTGGCCCGTCGTTTGGGGATCCCCACCATTGCTGGGTTTCACACCAATTTTCACCACTACATGAAGCAATATCATCTAGGAAAGATGCAGAATGCCGCACTGGCATACTTGCGGCGGGTGCATGACATGGCGAACTGCACCTTGGTTCCCTCGGAGGATGTGAAGTCGATGTTGGAGCGTGATGGTTTTAACAATATCAAGCTCATGGGGAGAGGGGTGGATACCACCTTGTTTTCGCCGGACAAACGGTCTGCAGAGTTGCGTATGCGTTGGGGGGCGAGACCTTCGACACCGGTTGCCATGGTGGTGGGGCGTCTGGCTCCGGAAAAGAATCTGGAGTTGGCAATGGAGGCGTTTCGGATGATGCGGCAGAAAGTGCCCGATATGCAGTTTGTTGTTGTTGGCGGAGGCCCGATGCGTGATCGGCTGAAACAGGAACATCGGCATGTGCATTTTGTAGGTGTGCAGCAGGGGACGGCTTTGGCGACTCATTACGCCTCGGCGGATATTTTGCTCTTTCCGAGTGAAACCGAAACCTTTGGCAATGTTTTGTTGGAAGGGATGGCGAGTGGCATGGTTACTGTTTCCTACAACTATGCAGCGGCCAGGCAGCATGTCGTGGATGGTGTCAACGGTTTGGTCGCAACCAAGGGGGATGCGTTTGAGTTCTTGCAAAAAGCCGAACAAGCGGTGGATTTGAGAGGCTTGAATCATTTGCGGCAACGTGCTTGCCGTGATACGCAAAAATTAGGGTGGAATGAAATCACTCGTCAGTTTGAATCCCATCTGCAAGAGGTCATCCGGCAAAATGGTAGAGGGAAGCAGTCGAGCAAAACCAGAAAGCCGATGAATGTGAGGACTCTATTTTTATCGGACCTGCATTTGGGGTCACACGACAGCAAGGCCCGGGAGGTGGTTGACGTTCTCAAGCATACCCGATGCGAGAAGGTGGTGCTCAATGGTGATATTATCGATGGTTGGGCGCTGAAGCGCGGGAGCAAGTGGAAAAAGATCCACACCCGGGTGGTTCGAATGCTGCTCAAGAAAATGGAAAAAGAGGAATCGGAAGTGGTGTATTTGCGTGGCAATCACGATGATTTTCTTCAGCAATTTCTGGCAATGGAGTTAGGTCGCTTGCGTTGCCGGAATGAAATCGTTCATGTGGCTGCTGACGGACGCAAGTTTCTCGTGCTTCACGGAGATGGCTTTGATGCGGTATCCACGGATTTCAAATGGATGGCGGTGTTAGGTTCTTTTGGTTACGATGCCTTGTTGCGCTTCAACCGTGTTTATAACCGGTACCGAAGCTGGAGAGGGAAGGAGTATTACTCCGTAAGTAAGGCGATTAAAGGTAGGGTGAAATCAGCGGTGAACTTTGTGGGCAAATACGAAGAAAAACTTGTCGAACTGGCGGTGAAGCGAAATTGCGACGGCATCATCTGCGGCCATATTCATACCCCGGCGGATGAGGTGATCGATGGCGTTCACTATCTGAACAGTGGCGACTGGGTGGAGACCCTTAGCTGTGTGGTGGAACATCACGATGGTCGGATGGAAGTGCTGTATTATCACGACTTTCTTGAACGCACCCGGAAAAATCAAGATCCGGAAATTGATGTCATCGAGCAGAAGTTGCCCGAGCAAGAATGGGAGGTTTCCGGAGGCCTGTTTGATCGCGACCGGATCGAGGAAGATGAGAAAATGGGGCTGTTTAGTTAG
- a CDS encoding DUF2288 domain-containing protein, which yields MNQDPEHQHTAAESMNYGILGDDKQSTPERLEKYTGTVDWEYLQPHFDSGALIYVDPSLSLTEVGQALADDNKAAVETWLKSGDLVKPSELHVEWWKKNPETFNALVVSPFVLMQPVQKT from the coding sequence ATGAACCAAGACCCTGAACATCAACATACTGCTGCCGAGTCGATGAACTACGGCATCCTCGGTGATGACAAACAAAGCACGCCGGAGCGACTCGAGAAGTATACCGGAACGGTCGACTGGGAGTATTTACAGCCTCATTTTGATTCAGGTGCCCTCATCTACGTCGACCCCTCGCTCAGCCTGACCGAGGTGGGACAGGCACTGGCAGACGACAACAAAGCAGCGGTCGAAACATGGCTCAAATCGGGAGATCTAGTTAAGCCATCCGAATTACATGTCGAATGGTGGAAGAAAAACCCCGAAACCTTCAACGCCCTCGTCGTATCCCCATTTGTCTTGATGCAGCCGGTTCAAAAGACGTAA
- a CDS encoding septal ring lytic transglycosylase RlpA family protein: MKKLPLLLSTASLMFLTPSVAKTNKTAPDKDKEAKVLKTEHGKASWYEIKCNGGTHTASGIPLKDHAMTAAHKTLPMGTKVRVTNKRNGKSVVVKITDRGPYIKGRVIDVTKGAAKKLDFIRTGVVHCKVEVLED; this comes from the coding sequence ATGAAGAAACTTCCATTACTTCTCAGCACCGCCTCCTTGATGTTTTTGACGCCCAGCGTCGCTAAAACAAACAAGACCGCACCTGATAAAGACAAAGAAGCCAAAGTGCTCAAGACCGAGCACGGCAAGGCATCTTGGTATGAAATCAAGTGCAACGGAGGGACCCATACCGCGAGTGGCATTCCTCTCAAGGACCATGCCATGACAGCGGCCCACAAAACCCTGCCCATGGGCACCAAAGTGCGCGTCACCAATAAGCGTAACGGCAAGTCCGTTGTGGTTAAAATCACCGACCGCGGGCCATACATCAAGGGCCGAGTCATTGACGTCACCAAAGGGGCCGCCAAAAAACTCGATTTCATCAGAACCGGCGTAGTCCACTGCAAAGTCGAAGTCCTCGAAGACTAA
- a CDS encoding SixA phosphatase family protein, with the protein MELLLIRHAQAESHRFDDAARVLTEKGELQARSVGEFLKKNKLLPEVTLASPLIRAKQTAEIFCDVCGLDAPVIEPWLACGMRPNRAAAELKAYAEFERVAIVGHEPDFSYLAEWLLGCEAGGIHVRKASVIQISDVRPPSQGGYLQMLVPAKVHRAVSE; encoded by the coding sequence ATGGAACTACTATTGATACGCCACGCTCAGGCTGAGTCCCATCGTTTTGACGATGCTGCTCGGGTCTTGACGGAAAAGGGAGAACTCCAAGCCCGCAGTGTGGGGGAGTTTCTCAAAAAAAATAAACTGCTTCCGGAGGTGACGCTGGCCAGCCCGCTGATCCGGGCAAAGCAGACCGCTGAGATTTTTTGTGATGTTTGCGGCTTGGACGCACCGGTGATCGAACCGTGGTTGGCCTGTGGGATGCGTCCCAACCGAGCCGCGGCTGAACTGAAGGCCTACGCTGAGTTCGAGCGTGTGGCGATCGTTGGGCACGAGCCGGATTTTTCCTATCTCGCCGAATGGTTGCTGGGTTGCGAAGCCGGTGGCATACACGTTCGCAAGGCCTCGGTGATTCAGATCAGCGATGTTCGCCCGCCATCTCAAGGCGGCTACCTGCAGATGCTGGTCCCAGCCAAGGTGCACCGAGCGGTATCCGAATAA
- the fabG gene encoding 3-oxoacyl-[acyl-carrier-protein] reductase, translated as MARFTDKVAVVTGAGRGIGLEIAKAFVAEGGKVAVVSRSESSCGAAAEAINAETPGAAKAYAVDVADYDAVQELGKQVIADFGGVNIIVNNAGVTRDGLLMRMKDSDWDLVLNTNLKGAFNTVKAFQRPLMKAADPRIINISSVIGLMGNAGQANYAASKAGLIGFTKSVARELAGRKVTCNAIAPGFIVTDMTDELNDAQKEGIVGNIPLKEMGQPEDIATLTLFLASAEARYITGQVIASDGGMTM; from the coding sequence ATGGCACGTTTTACAGATAAAGTTGCAGTCGTGACCGGCGCAGGCCGGGGAATTGGATTGGAAATTGCCAAGGCCTTTGTCGCTGAAGGTGGCAAGGTGGCGGTAGTGAGCCGGAGTGAGAGTAGTTGTGGTGCCGCCGCAGAGGCGATCAATGCGGAGACTCCCGGAGCAGCCAAGGCTTATGCGGTGGATGTTGCGGATTATGATGCTGTGCAGGAGCTTGGCAAGCAGGTGATCGCCGATTTTGGAGGAGTCAATATTATCGTTAACAATGCCGGAGTGACCCGTGACGGGTTGCTGATGCGGATGAAGGATAGCGATTGGGATTTGGTGCTCAACACCAACCTCAAAGGGGCCTTTAACACGGTGAAAGCCTTTCAACGGCCCTTGATGAAGGCTGCAGATCCGCGGATTATCAACATCAGTTCCGTGATTGGCCTGATGGGGAATGCGGGCCAAGCCAATTATGCCGCGAGTAAAGCGGGCCTCATTGGTTTCACCAAATCCGTGGCTCGTGAACTCGCAGGGCGCAAAGTGACCTGCAACGCGATTGCTCCCGGCTTTATTGTCACCGACATGACGGATGAATTGAATGATGCTCAGAAAGAGGGCATCGTGGGGAACATTCCTCTCAAGGAGATGGGGCAACCTGAAGATATTGCCACATTAACGCTCTTCCTCGCAAGTGCTGAGGCTCGTTATATTACCGGCCAGGTGATCGCCAGTGACGGCGGGATGACCATGTAA